Proteins from a single region of Bos javanicus breed banteng chromosome 25, ARS-OSU_banteng_1.0, whole genome shotgun sequence:
- the CORO1A gene encoding coronin-1A translates to MSRQVVRSSKFRHVFGQPAKADQCYEDVRVSQNTWDSGFCAVNPKFVALICEASGGGAFLVLPLGKTGRVDKNVPMVCGHTAPVLDIAWCPHNDNVIASGSEDCSVMVWEIPDGGLTLPLREPVVTLEGHTKRVGIVAWHPTAQNVLLSAGCDNVILVWDVGTGAAVLTLGSDVHPDTIYSVDWSRDGALICTSCRDKRVRIIEPRKGTIVAEKDRPHEGTRPVRAVFVSDGKILTTGFSRMSERQVALWDTKHLEEPLSLQELDTSSGVLLPFFDPDTNIVYLCGKGDSSIRYFEITSEAPFLHYLSMFSSKESQRGMGYMPKRGLEVNKCEIARFYKLHERKCEPIAMTVPRKSDLFQEDLYPPTAGPDAALTAEEWLGGRDAGPLLISLKDGYVPPKSRELRVNRGLDTGRKRTTPEASGAPSSDAISRLEEEMRKLQATVQELQKRLDRLEETVQAK, encoded by the exons ATGAGCCGGCAGGTGGTCCGTTCCAGCAAGTTCCGCCACGTGTTTGGACAGCCGGCCAAGGCTGACCAGTGCTATGAGGATGTGCGCGTCTCACAGAACACCTGGGATAGTGGCTTCTGTGCTGTCAACCCCAAATTCGTGGCCCTGATCTGTGAGGCCAGTGGGGGAGGGGCCTTCCTGGTGCTGCCCCTGGGCAAG ACTGGCCGTGTAGACAAGAATGTGCCTATGGTCTGTGGCCACACGGCCCCGGTGCTGGACATCGCCTGGTGCCCACACAATGATAACGTCATTGCCAGTGGCTCCGAGGACTGCTCCGTCATG GTGTGGGAGATCCCCGATGGGGGCCTGACGCTGCCCCTGCGGGAGCCTGTCGTCACCCTGGAGGGCCACACCAAGCGCGTGGGCATTGTGGCCTGGCACCCCACGGCCCAGAACGTGCTGCTCAGCGCAG GTTGCGACAATGTGATCCTGGTGTGGGACGTGGGCACGGGGGCGGCCGTGCTGACGCTGGGCTCCGACGTGCACCCGGACACCATCTACAGCGTGGACTGGAGCCGAGATGGCGCCCTCATCTGTACCTCCTGCCGTGACAAGCGAGTCCGCATCATTGAGCCCCGAAAAGGCACCATAGTAGCT GAGAAAGACCGTCCCCATGAGGGGACCCGGCCCGTGCGTGCCGTGTTTGTATCCGATGGAAAGATCCTGACCACAGGCTTCAGCCGCATGAGCGAGCGGCAGGTGGCACTGTGGGACACG AAGCACCTGGAGGAGCCACTGTCTCTGCAGGAACTGGACACGAGCAGTGGTGTCCTGCTGCCCTTCTTTGACCCTGACACCAACATCGTCTACCTCTGTGGCAAG GGGGACAGCTCTATCCGGTACTTCGAGATCACCTCTGAGGCCCCGTTCCTGCACTATCTCTCTATGTTCAGTTCCAAGGAGTCCCAGCGTGGAATGGGCTACATGCCCAAACGTGGTCTGGAGGTGAACAAGTGTGAGATTGCCAG ATTCTACAAGCTGCACGAGCGGAAGTGTGAACCCATTGCCATGACGGTGCCTAGAAAG TCGGACCTGTTCCAGGAAGACCTGTACCCGCCCACTGCAGGGCCTGATGCTGCCCTCACGGCTGAGGAGTGGCTGGGGGGTCGGGATGCTGGGCCCCTCCTCATCTCCCTCAAAGATGGCTACGTGCCCCCCAAGAGCCGGGAACTGAGGGTCAACCGGGGCCTGGACACTGGGCGCAAGAGGACGACACCTGAGGCCAGTGGTGCTCCCAGCTCG GATGCCATATCCCggctggaggaggagatgagaaAGCTCCAGGCCAcggtgcaggagctgcagaagcGCTTGGATAGGCTGGAGGAGACAGTCCAGGCCAAGTAG
- the BOLA2B gene encoding bolA-like protein 2 isoform X2: MELSAEYLREKLQRDLEAEHVEVEDTTPNRCASSFRVLVVSAKFEGKPLLQRHRLVNTCLAEELLHIHAFEQKTLTPEQWAREQQK, translated from the exons ATGGAACTCAGTGCCGAGTACCTCCGGGAGAAGCTGCAGCGGGACCTGGAAGCGGAGCACGTG GAAGTGGAGGACACGACTCCCAACCGTTGCGCGTCCAGCTTCCGAGTCCTCGTGGTGTCGGCCAAATTCGAGGGGAAGCCGCTGCTTCAGAGACACCG GCTTGTGAACACTTGCCTAGCAGAAGAGCTCCTGCACATTCACGCTTTTGAGCAGAAAACCCTGACCCCAGAGCAGTGGGCCCGTGAGCAGCAGAAATAA
- the BOLA2B gene encoding bolA-like protein 2 isoform X1, whose translation MELSAEYLREKLQRDLEAEHVEVEDTTPNRCASSFRVLVVSAKFEGKPLLQRHRFPGPGELVTTRKSASLGEPNIAFPSPLLANTGPSYRGQAQAEATDKAQVAAARCRKGSELDGRLCHNSGSALSCSAPQFPHL comes from the exons ATGGAACTCAGTGCCGAGTACCTCCGGGAGAAGCTGCAGCGGGACCTGGAAGCGGAGCACGTG GAAGTGGAGGACACGACTCCCAACCGTTGCGCGTCCAGCTTCCGAGTCCTCGTGGTGTCGGCCAAATTCGAGGGGAAGCCGCTGCTTCAGAGACACCG tttccctgGACCAGGAGAACTGGTAACTACTCGCAAGTCTGCTTCACTGGGAGAGCCCAACAtcgcatt CCCCTCTCCACTCCTTGCCAATACAGGTCCCTCTTATAGAGGCCAGGCCCAGGCAGAAGCCACCGACAAGGCTCAAGTGGCAGCCGCACGGTGCAGGAAAGGCTCTGAACTGGACGGAAGACTGTGTCATAACTCAGGATCTGCCCTCTCCTGCTCtgcccctcagtttcctcacttgtaa